GGTGCTCTCTGATGCCGTCATGATAAGTATCTGAGTCAATTCGCAAGTGAATAAATAAGATGTTAGCCAAGTGATTGGAGATTCGAAATAAAAACTAGCAATGGTatggagtaataaacaaaacaagataAACTATCCTGTTCCATCGTATATCAATATGCCACGAATATAAAGTACTCCATCATCCTGATTTATGTGGGAATATCTGACTagacacatttttttttttatttgaaacttTGATTTGAGATAAGCATTTGTTTGACTATatataaattatctcattaagtgcaaaatagaaaatttaaatttaagttGTATGGAAAGATGACATTCTTTTCATGACTGACTCAAAGTAAAGTGTGACATATATATTGGGAGAAAGGGAATACTTCATCTTTCTCATAATTTTAGTTACATATATAGAGCATAATTGGTAGTCAATTTTATCATTGTTCAATATATTTTCCTACACAGATTAATTTGCTTTTTTGTGCAAATATCATGCTGTAAATTGGTTGATGATCAGTACTGTAAGTCAGAAATTATATTCgttgtatttaaaaaattttgtcACGGTTTTAATTTTCTGCATATATTTAGCTAAAAGAACAACACATGGGCCAGAGGGAATATATAGTATGTGAACTAGgtgacttttcaaaaaaaaaaaaaaactatgtaaAAGAAATTTTGTGGAACATAAATTTGGGATAAAACGACAAATAACAGCTTACCAATGTTGTGGCCTTGATAATGGCATCACGGTCGTATCCAGACTCCATAGTTTCCTCTGGAAGAGTCGAAAGCATCACATCAATAAAATCAGATTGGTCTCCATCCGTAGAATTAATTTCacaatcttttcttttctggATGTGTTCTTTTAACCAGCTATCAAATACACGATCAACTTCTTTAATCGTCTGTTTCATGGCTTCAATGTGCCCACCAATATCCATCCATTCAAGTGACGGAATTGCATCGGAAACAACGAAAGTTCCACCGAGTAACAATGCTTTCTTTATCGATTCTTTGAATTGCATTTCCTCTGTTCCACTCTTTTCATTTACGCTGCTTGAAAATCGCTTCCCAGCAAGCATTATGATGATTATATTGCACGTTATGTGCTCAAACCAGCTACTTAAATTCACTTGTGCAGGAAAATCGTTACTACTGTTACTCCAATTCGAGTAGTACAATTCTTTAATACAACAATTCACTTCTGATGTACGGACATGTTTCAGCTTCTCAAGGCGAGAGTTGGTTAAGACTTCAAGAGTTACCATTTTACGAATGTCGCGCCAGTATGGTCCGTAAGGTGCAAAAGCAAAAACTTTACCGTTGTAGAAGTACTTGCTTAATACCATGCTTGGTCGAGttgcaaatattttgtcatTGCCATTTGTGAAGCAATCTTTAACCATTTCCCAACTGCTAACAACAAGAGCTGGACGGgctccaagttgaagttgaaaaatgggtCCATATTTATCAGCCATGAGACCAAGGGTTCGACAGACGGGAAGTTGCCCGCTAAGTAGATGGAGGTGACCTATGATAGGCCACGAGCCTGGAGCTTTAGGTGCACCAATAGCTGATATAGTAGTACTATTACTCTTTGCATTATGTGC
This portion of the Lycium ferocissimum isolate CSIRO_LF1 chromosome 1, AGI_CSIRO_Lferr_CH_V1, whole genome shotgun sequence genome encodes:
- the LOC132049458 gene encoding xanthotoxin 5-hydroxylase CYP82C4-like; translation: MHFLSQLLALFVTWFLAFFVARKYKIRNRSSAHNAKSNSTTISAIGAPKAPGSWPIIGHLHLLSGQLPVCRTLGLMADKYGPIFQLQLGARPALVVSSWEMVKDCFTNGNDKIFATRPSMVLSKYFYNGKVFAFAPYGPYWRDIRKMVTLEVLTNSRLEKLKHVRTSEVNCCIKELYYSNWSNSSNDFPAQVNLSSWFEHITCNIIIIMLAGKRFSSSVNEKSGTEEMQFKESIKKALLLGGTFVVSDAIPSLEWMDIGGHIEAMKQTIKEVDRVFDSWLKEHIQKRKDCEINSTDGDQSDFIDVMLSTLPEETMESGYDRDAIIKATTLILIMTASESTAETLIWALSLLMNDTRSLKVAQDELDEHVGRNRWVEESDIKNLPYLQAIIKETLRLYPPGPLSGPREASEDCYVDKFRIHKGTRLIVNLWKLQRDPRIWEDPDEFKPERWFMKEHVNINFRGQNFEYIPFSSGRRMCPGLMFGTQVVHLTLARLLHGFNISMPREEPVDLSEGLGIALPKMKPLQPLLSPRLTVELYQSL